From Channa argus isolate prfri chromosome 18, Channa argus male v1.0, whole genome shotgun sequence, the proteins below share one genomic window:
- the tprn gene encoding taperin isoform X2, with the protein MSGGGGDVRVLRQEAGQESPRMPAWKREILERRKAKGSGSGGAGAAETSPSGAGPQRANGELTGNVNGSGSGGPRRDSGPSGGSGRNYTITTASQHFANNKETRTAPREDDREESLVLQESLGPLEENPFIKLEKQRRRRQDQENTARPVQHILELYGSVPGIRTIRADNIIIIESDPDYFPEAGGVSGSKWQQNGVSSYSSLNDLLDRRGSAVTEIRAKEVVIYDTTLSKSEENLSTLGRPDHEVSPYEKGEGQGRVSRMLQKFDSNYGKLQKKSHSTENLLELDCNSSSRPRLWPKPQPDLVPKPRPGSSISSPGSSQPSSPVFQNPWSSKPKSQPAVSEPSSPQHTAGPPHSVSSFRQRFEESGGRGMTVTPKEETDKGTTKPARERDWEDAEVPPKPKLPCSPETRCARAESPSSPISSKVARSSTEFEIRPSPKPDLARIPDGDTQARALANLRLQSRNSFTVIPKRHLATSSATSSPVTSGPVKSSPPHRAVEVSTPGVPTSHAPKPTLTPSDKKDEKQHKVMERLSRPPKPEPSPTVATSPAHLPTSEPLSPTPALTPASSSPPLMSSPSSSPTTPSSPLFSPPSPAPIPSDTAASSTVPVAPPSAPEQPPMDRLPVTNIDDIDVEPPQSVPVPSPLVQRRKGNTFTVVPKRKVESEVQPSSPEPQQEALTEAPPESTPPQAPYAQLGSLLKKRYPAVEEIEVIGGYLSLTKSCLSKTGSTGKKLKISFNESSLQSTYEYPSESSMWDSGEEDEEEKQDGKVVDEQPSMVGRIHIPRPSLTSSPTHTNSNAHTCRQLFPV; encoded by the coding sequence ATGTCTGGCGGAGGAGGAGACGTACGCGTCCTCCGCCAAGAGGCCGGGCAAGAAAGCCCGAGGATGCCGGCCTGGAAGCGAGAGATcctggagaggaggaaggcgaaGGGCAGCGGGTCTGGAGGAGCCGGTGCCGCTGAGACAAGCCCGAGCGGTGCGGGTCCGCAGCGGGCTAACGGCGAGCTGACAGGGAATGTGAACGGCAGTGGCAGCGGCGGACCCAGGAGAGATAGTGGACCGAGCGGCGGGTCCGGGCGGAACTACACCATAACCACGGCCAGTCAACACTTTGCGAACAACAAAGAGACACGGACGGCACCGAGGGAGGACGACAGAGAGGAGAGCCTGGTGCTGCAGGAAAGCCTGGGCCCGCTGGAGGAGAACCCGTTCATAAAGCTGGAGAAACAGCGGAGGAGGCGACAGGACCAAGAAAACACCGCTCGTCCCGTTCAGCACATATTGGAGCTGTATGGCAGCGTACCCGGAATACGGACTATCCGCGCTGACAATATTATCATAATTGAATCAGATCCAGATTACTTTCCGGAAGCTGGAGGAGTAAGCGGGTCCAAATGGCAACAAAACGGTGTCAGTAGTTATAGTTCTCTGAACGACCTCCTTGACCGGAGAGGGAGTGCTGTCACTGAGATAAGAGCCAAGGAAGTGGTAATTTATGACACTACATTAAGCAAGAGCGAGGAGAACTTGAGCACCCTGGGCCGCCCTGATCATGAAGTCTCACCATATGAGAAAGGTGAGGGCCAAGGCAGGGTTAGCCGGATGCTGCAGAAGTTTGACAGTAACTATGGGAAGCTGCAGAAGAAGTCTCACAGCACAGAAAACCTGCTGGAGCTGGATTGTAATTCCAGCAGCAGGCCAAGACTCTGGCCTAAGCCACAGCCAGATCTGGTGCCAAAACCCAGGCCAGGCTCATCGATCAGTAGCCCAGGCAGCAGCCAGCCATCATCACCTGTCTTCCAGAATCCCTGGTCTTCCAAACCAAAGTCACAGCCTGCTGTCTCTGAGCCAAGCAGCCCCCAGCATACTGCTGGACCCCCTCACTCTGTGTCTTCCTTCCGTCAGAGGTTTGAGGAGAGTGGGGGTCGTGGCATGACTGTCACCCCCAAAGAGGAGACAGACAAGGGGACAACCAAGCCcgccagagagagagactgggagGATGCAGAGGTGCCACCCAAACCCAAGTTGCCATGCTCTCCAGAAACCCGATGTGCCCGTGCCGAGTCCCCCTCAAGCCCCATCTCATCTAAGGTGGCGCGCTCCTCAACTGAATTTGAGATCCGTCCCTCTCCAAAGCCAGACCTTGCCCGAATCCCTGATGGGGACACCCAGGCACGGGCCCTCGCAAATCTGCGCCTGCAATCCCGAAACTCCTTCACCGTGATCCCCAAGCGCCATCTTGCTACATCATCTGCAACAAGCAGCCCGGTAACATCTGGCCCAGTCAAGTCTTCCCCTCCCCACAGAGCTGTAGAGGTGTCCACACCAGGAGTGCCAACCTCCCATGCCCCAAAGCCCACTCTGACACCTTCAGACAAGAAGGATGAGAAACAGCACAAGGTGATGGAGAGGTTATCAAGGCCACCCAAGCCTGAACCATCTCCTACTGTTGCCACAAGTCCTGCACATCTTCCGACCTCAGAACCTTTGTCACCAACTCCTGCTCTCACCCCAGCTTCCTCGTCGCCACCTCTGATGTCTTCGCCCTCCTCTTCTCCAACTACCCcatcttcacctcttttctccCCACCTTCGCCAGCTCCCATCCCGTCAGACACTGCTGCCTCGTCGACTGTCCCTGTTGCACCCCCCTCGGCTCCAGAACAACCTCCTATGGACCGGCTGCCAGTAACCAACATAGACGATATTGACGTGGAGCCCCCACAGAGTGTCCCCGTTCCTAGTCCCTTGGTACAACGACGAAAGGGGAACACTTTCACTGTGGTGCCTAAACGTAAGGTGGAGTCCGAGGTCCAGCCAAGTTCACCTGAGCCTCAGCAGGAAGCCTTAACAGAGGCCCCACCAGAATCCACGCCCCCTCAGGCTCCGTATGCACAGCTGGGCTCCCTGCTAAAGAAGCGCTACCCTGCTGTGGAGGAGATTGAGGTCATCGGTGGGTATCTTTCCCTCACAAAGTCCTGCCTCTCCAAGACGGGCTCCACGGGCAAGAAG